From the Sulfolobales archaeon genome, the window TGATAAGGTTGTCATTATAGGAAGGTTCCAGTCTCCAGCTCTTGAGGTTAGAGCTGTAGAAGCTAGAAAACTTGGTGTAAAGCTTGTGAGAAGATTCACTGGAGGAGGAGCTGTATATCATGATCTTGGTAATATAAACTATGCACTAGCTCTTCCAGGCTATGATCTTGATATTGAGAATGCTTTCAAACTCGTAGGTGAAGCTGTTGTCGAGGGTTTAAGAGATCTCGGGATTGATAAGGCTTATTTCAAGCCTATGAATGATATAGAAGTTGAAGGGCTTAAGATCTCGGGTTTAGCCGCATCTATCTCTAGTGACAGGGTTTTTGTTCATGGTGCTATGCTTGTCTCTAGTGATATATCTACTCTCTGGAGTGTTCTCAAGATCTCTGCTGAAAAGCTTTCTGACAAGCAGTTTACCAGGAGTAGAGTTAAGAGGGTTACCACTGTGAGAGAGGTTTTAGGTAGAGATGTTTCTCCTAATGAGATCTATGATATTCTGGCGAGAGCTATAGCTAGAAGACTTAATCTAGAGATCTCATGGAGCGAGCCTGATGAGGGTGAGATTAGAAGAGCTTTAGAACTCTATAGATCGAGGTATTCGAGACTTGAATGGAATCTAGCTTATCTAAGAGAGCTTCAGGATCTTATTGATAGAGAGGAGTTAGAAGCATTTGAAGCTATAGGAAGACCTGACAGGGATCAGGAGAGGATCTTGGAGAGGCTGAGATTATGAGTTTCAGAATTAGCTGTGGCGAGAAGAAGCATGCGGGGGGTAAGATAGTTAAGGTATGCCTGAGATTTTACGAGGATGAGATCCGAGGAGTTATAATCACGGGAGATTTCTTTGCAGAACCTGATCACGTTTATGATTCCCTGATCTCTGAGCTATCCTCGCTGAGAATCGGAAGAGATCGAGTTATGGAAACAGTTATAAATATGATCAGAGAACGAGGTCTAAAGCTTCATGGGGTTACAATGGATGAGGTTAGAGAAGCTATTCAGAGAGCTCTTGAGGAGGGTATGAGATCATAGGATTAGATCTTAGAACTCTACAGGGTGTCTAAGGTGGATCTATTCTACATACTTCTAGGTATTCTCCAAGGCTTTGTAGAATGGCTTCCTATATCGAGTAAAACAGTTCTTCTGTTATTCTCATCATATGTTCTAGGATACTCACTAGCATCTTCATACACACTCTCACTAGCTCTTCAAGCAGGTACTGTAGCCTCTGCACTCTCATACTTCTGGAGAAACGTGGTTAGGGTGTTCAGAGAGAGATGGCTTCTAAGATTTCTCATTATCTCAACTATTGCCACAGGAGTTGTAGGAGTTCCTCTATACATGATCTCTGAAAGGATTCTGAGAGGATCTTTCGAGCTTGAGATTCCTACCATGATCATAGGTCTCATACTCGTGATCCAGGCTTTCATATCTATGAAAACAAGATCCTGGATGGGAAGAAGTGAAAAATACAAGGATCCTAGGAGTATAGGTTTTAGAGAGAGTCTTCTATTCGGAGTGGTTCAAGGGATTGCAGCACTACCTGGTGTGAGTAGGTCTGGAGCTACGGTCACTGCTCTACTACTTCTAGGCTATAGCCTGGAGGATTCTATGAGACTAAGCTTTATAGCATCGATAGTAGCAAACTCTGGAGCTCTAGCTACGGTATACCTC encodes:
- a CDS encoding biotin/lipoate A/B protein ligase family protein; this translates as MRGILRVMIAEWPENQFFNLAFEEAFYREARIPTLRLWRNDKVVIIGRFQSPALEVRAVEARKLGVKLVRRFTGGGAVYHDLGNINYALALPGYDLDIENAFKLVGEAVVEGLRDLGIDKAYFKPMNDIEVEGLKISGLAASISSDRVFVHGAMLVSSDISTLWSVLKISAEKLSDKQFTRSRVKRVTTVREVLGRDVSPNEIYDILARAIARRLNLEISWSEPDEGEIRRALELYRSRYSRLEWNLAYLRELQDLIDREELEAFEAIGRPDRDQERILERLRL
- a CDS encoding undecaprenyl-diphosphate phosphatase; protein product: MDLFYILLGILQGFVEWLPISSKTVLLLFSSYVLGYSLASSYTLSLALQAGTVASALSYFWRNVVRVFRERWLLRFLIISTIATGVVGVPLYMISERILRGSFELEIPTMIIGLILVIQAFISMKTRSWMGRSEKYKDPRSIGFRESLLFGVVQGIAALPGVSRSGATVTALLLLGYSLEDSMRLSFIASIVANSGALATVYLFSEGSQVLHDIQSIIAAFLVSAVVGFLTIGALLRLAARYRSYMTLAMGLITIAIALIISLHRFL